The nucleotide window CGTCGCAAATCCGCAACAAAAGGAAGACCTATCAATCGCAGGCAAAGTGATGGCCTATATCGCAAAGGGTGAAGTGGTGCCTGATTTGTTGGATGAATATAATTCAGTGCTCAAAGAGCATTTGGATCTGTCTTTGGACTTTGTTCACACTTTTGTAAAACATCTGCACAATAGACGCATCAAAGAAAAATATAGAGAGGAGGACATGCTGGCAACGATGCATCAGTTTCTTCAGGATCAATTGCTTGAAGGGCTCAAGAACAAGTTGAGCAAATACCCGGCGAACGAAAGAAACCTTTGTTATGCCGGTGGATGTGCATTGAACATCAAATGGAACAGCGCGCTTCGAAATAGTGGATTGTTAAAAGAATTATGGATTCCACCTTTTCCAAACGATTCTGGCAGTGCTATTGGAGTAGCATGTGCGAAGATGATCACAGTATCCCCAGACCGATGGTTAGATTGGCGTGTGTTCTGTGGCCCCAAGGTGCAGGATAGCCTGGAAATGGATCAGGAATGGTCATCAATGGATTGTCCAATTGAAACCCTTGCGGGTATGATCGCCGAAAATGAAGACCTTCCGGTCGTGGTGCTTCAAGGTAATGCCGAAGTGGGGCCGCGTTCGTTAGGAGGGAGGAGTATCATTGCTTCCGCACGGAGTACCTCCATGAAAGATATCCTCAATCGTGTTAAAGATCGTGAGCCCTATAGACCTGTGGCACCAATATGCCTTGAGGAAGATGCTCCTGAAGTATTTAATCCTGGCAGCCCTGATCCATACATGTTATTCGATCACATGGTGAAAGAAAGTTGGTTGCAAAAAATTCCGGCTGTATGTCATTTGGATGGTTCCGCAAGGTTACAAACTGTAAATAAGGCAGAAAATCCTGTTATTTATCGTTTGTTAGCTGAGTATAAAAGACATACCGGAATTCCGGTTTTGTGTAACACCAGCGCCAACTTTAAAGGCAAAGGGTTTTTCCCCGATGTTAAAAGTGTGATGGAGTGGGGTGAAGTAGATTTAATATGGAGCGATGACAAATTGCACTACCATAAGCACGCAAAATCCCTCGTCAAACAATACGATACCTTAACCGCTACTTAAGCAATGTCATGGAATAGTTCGGGCTATGCCCGAACTATGTTGATTTTTCACATTTACCTGGTTTACTATTCAGCTTTAATGGAGTCTACCGGATTGATCATGGCTGTTTTCACAATCTGACGTCCTACAGTCAAACAGGAAATGATGAACAAGGTCAGTATTGGTACCAAAAAGGCCAGGATTCCCAGTTGCATCCTGAATGCGAAATTAGAAAGCCAATCCTGGGCCACATAAATAACAATTGGGATTGAGATTACATTGGCCACAATTAGTGTAATCACATATTCTTTTGACAATATGAGAATCAGGTGATTAACATCCGCCCCGAGAACTTTTCGAATACTCATTTCTTTCACTCGCTGAGCGGCAGAAAAGGTGACGAATGCAAACAGGCCTAAACATGCAATAAAAATCGCGAGTATGGAGAAGATCAGGAAGATCTGGCCAAACTGTACATAAGACTTGTATTGCTCGTTGAATTCGTCATCCAAAAAGTAGTAATTGAATGGATTCCCCCGAAAGATATCATTGTAAGAATTTTGTATGTGGACAATGGTTTCGGAGATATTACTGGGACTCATTTTAAAGGAGAAATAGCGCTTAGCCTGATTACTAACCACAAATAAGATGGGCATGTGATCTTCTCTCAATGACTGCCAATGAAAATCTTTTAAGACACCAGACACATACACCGTATCCTTTCTGATCAAGATCCGTTTATTGAGTGCTTCTTCTCCCTGGCCAAGACCATATACTTCAGCTGCCTTTTCATTGATAATCACATGAGGACGACTGCCAGTAAGATCACTTTCCTTAAATGGTTCACCGGCAAGGAAGTCAAATTCATAGGTCGTAAAGAAACTCGGATCAACATACGAAATGCCGCCAGGTTTATTCAGACTTGGCTCATCACCTAATTTTCTCATGCCAACAACTGCATTGTGACCTTTCCCGGGGATTGTGCCGGAACTGGTGGACGAAGCAATTGATGCCAATCTGGAGGATTCTGTTTTGAAGGCCACAAGGTCTGATGGCAATTGTTCTTCGTTGGAAACGATCTCTGGTCCTTTAACAATCAATACCTGTTCCATATCTACACCCAAATCCTGAGTTTTCATGAATGTAATCTGATTGTAGATGATGAATGTGCCTGAGATGAGTAGGGTAGAAATGAGGAATTGGAATGCCAGTGAGGCTTTTCTGATATTGAACCCCGATCCTGAATTGGACAGCTTAAATCGTTGAATATTGATCGCCTTGAAAGAGGAAATGACTACTGCAGGGTAAATGCCAGAAGCAAAAGAGCTAACGATGATAAAAAGTATGAAGGTTAGCCAGAATGATGCTTGTTGTACCAGCAAAAAGGCAAACTTGGTTCCAAGAATCTGATTGAGATAAGCAAGTAATGCTGCGGTAATGAACAAAGCAATCACAGCGGAAATGACATTGATCAGAAACGATTCGATAATAAACTGCTTCCGCAATTGGCCTTTCGTAGAACCCAGCGCCTTTCGAACACCCACATCTTTTGCCCGCTTGGTAGAGCTGGCAATGGAAAGATTAATGAAGTTGAGCCATGCCACAATCAATATGATGATAGCAATGAGAACAAGGGCACGTATTTCCTGGATATTAGCTGTACTGGTTGCTTGATCTTCTAAATGTTCGGAATAGAGATAGATATCTGGCAGGGGTTGTAGTGCAAACTCCCAGGTGATGTTATAGTGTTCCAGCGTTTTTCCGAAATTCTCGTAAACCATTGCGGCAATCTGCTCCTCAACATCGGCTGTTTTACTTCCATCTCTTAATTTGAAATAGGTGAAAAAATTGGTTCTTCCCCATCTGCCTCGACCATTTTGATAGCTCTCACTTTCTAAGAGAGATTGCATTGGCATTAAAAAGTCGAACTCTAAATGACTGTTTCCAGGAATCGTCTTCAGAACACCTGTTACCTTAAAACTGGCAGTAACCCATCCATCGACCTTAAGGGTTTTTCCTATAGGGTTCACTTTTGATCCAAAATATTTGTCTGCCATCTCTTCCGTAAGAACGATACTATATTTATCGTCCAGCGCAGTTGATCGATTGCCTTGCTTTAATTCAAAGTCGAACATCTCTAAAAAAGTACTATCCGCGAAGAGCATGTCTTCCTCCATGAAGGGATTATTCTTTTCGGGATTATTCACCACTGCTCCGAAATACTGTGGGTGGATCCTGGTGTAACTTTCAATATCAGGTATATCAAGAAGTGCTTGAGGAGCTATAGCATAAGAGGTTTTGGCTTGTTGTCTGTTAACCTCCCCATTTTCCAGTGCTCTTAGGGTCAGTCGATAGGTATCCTGAGCATTGGTGTGAAAACCATCGTAACTTGACTCAAATTGGACATATTGTAAAATGGCTAAACATACCCCCATGCCAATGGACAACCCAAGGATATTGATCAGTGAATAAGACTTATTCCTGATGAGGTTTCTTAATGAAATTCGGAGGTTCGTTTTAAACATAATAGAGGGTTGATTTATTGTTTGTTTCGAAGTTATTCAAAATATAAAAAGAATATGGATGAACAATTACTGTTAATTCTTATGAGATGACGAATCTGGTTTCCCGATCAATAATGAGTGAGATAGGTGTAAATGCCTGCTTACGTCAATTACAAAAAAAGAATACACTAATTTTTTTAGTGAAAATTTTGGGTGAATTTATCATTTTTTTGTCAGTATTTGAAGGAAGAAAATATAGAAAAAAAGTGCTTAAAATAACTTTAATGGCGCATATAGCAAGGTTATACCTCTTTTTTCCATATGTTAAAACATACATATATCATGTAGGTAA belongs to Cytophagales bacterium and includes:
- a CDS encoding ABC transporter permease, coding for MFKTNLRISLRNLIRNKSYSLINILGLSIGMGVCLAILQYVQFESSYDGFHTNAQDTYRLTLRALENGEVNRQQAKTSYAIAPQALLDIPDIESYTRIHPQYFGAVVNNPEKNNPFMEEDMLFADSTFLEMFDFELKQGNRSTALDDKYSIVLTEEMADKYFGSKVNPIGKTLKVDGWVTASFKVTGVLKTIPGNSHLEFDFLMPMQSLLESESYQNGRGRWGRTNFFTYFKLRDGSKTADVEEQIAAMVYENFGKTLEHYNITWEFALQPLPDIYLYSEHLEDQATSTANIQEIRALVLIAIIILIVAWLNFINLSIASSTKRAKDVGVRKALGSTKGQLRKQFIIESFLINVISAVIALFITAALLAYLNQILGTKFAFLLVQQASFWLTFILFIIVSSFASGIYPAVVISSFKAINIQRFKLSNSGSGFNIRKASLAFQFLISTLLISGTFIIYNQITFMKTQDLGVDMEQVLIVKGPEIVSNEEQLPSDLVAFKTESSRLASIASSTSSGTIPGKGHNAVVGMRKLGDEPSLNKPGGISYVDPSFFTTYEFDFLAGEPFKESDLTGSRPHVIINEKAAEVYGLGQGEEALNKRILIRKDTVYVSGVLKDFHWQSLREDHMPILFVVSNQAKRYFSFKMSPSNISETIVHIQNSYNDIFRGNPFNYYFLDDEFNEQYKSYVQFGQIFLIFSILAIFIACLGLFAFVTFSAAQRVKEMSIRKVLGADVNHLILILSKEYVITLIVANVISIPIVIYVAQDWLSNFAFRMQLGILAFLVPILTLFIISCLTVGRQIVKTAMINPVDSIKAE
- a CDS encoding carbamoyltransferase N-terminal domain-containing protein, with product MNDKIICGLKLTHDGGIAVIKGNQLIFSIEMEKLNNNPRFSSIPDLSIVKHILAEYDLEIEDVDHFVIDGWSGLEDSFIEARSNGNPVKLAVAGYREKALSANVFQPFDHDSLPIDNHVLAYSSYMHVTGHIAGAYCSSPFARANQSSYILVWDGGMFPRLYYFDAQKIAFQNLGPINFLIGNFYQVFASYFHPFSVANPQQKEDLSIAGKVMAYIAKGEVVPDLLDEYNSVLKEHLDLSLDFVHTFVKHLHNRRIKEKYREEDMLATMHQFLQDQLLEGLKNKLSKYPANERNLCYAGGCALNIKWNSALRNSGLLKELWIPPFPNDSGSAIGVACAKMITVSPDRWLDWRVFCGPKVQDSLEMDQEWSSMDCPIETLAGMIAENEDLPVVVLQGNAEVGPRSLGGRSIIASARSTSMKDILNRVKDREPYRPVAPICLEEDAPEVFNPGSPDPYMLFDHMVKESWLQKIPAVCHLDGSARLQTVNKAENPVIYRLLAEYKRHTGIPVLCNTSANFKGKGFFPDVKSVMEWGEVDLIWSDDKLHYHKHAKSLVKQYDTLTAT